The following coding sequences lie in one Chionomys nivalis chromosome 8, mChiNiv1.1, whole genome shotgun sequence genomic window:
- the LOC130879797 gene encoding membrane-spanning 4-domains subfamily A member 6B-like, which translates to MIPQVVTKETVTVISPNGVNFPQTDKPQPTHQMQDNLKKYLKAEIKVIAAIQIMCGVMVLSLGIILASAPTTAHFTSVISVLLKSAYPFVGAACFIISGILSVIGEIKSMKLLVEGSLITNILSILFAFMGIVIISVSLAGLHPASEQCEQNKLLRPTEHYFYHRPLDNNDCSSTKNVLTGVLSLMLIFSVLELGLAMLAGMLWWKEGHSDFSRNVIFLSRNANNESSMESKSLCNPVYEQRLVP; encoded by the exons ATGATCCCACAAGTAGTGACCAAGGAGACTGTCACAGTGATTTCACCAAATGGAGTTAACTTTCCCCAAACAGACAAACCCCAGCCAACCCACCAGATGCAAGACAACCTGAAGAAATATCTAAAGGCAGAGATCAAAGTGATTGCG GCGATCCAGATCATGTGTGGTGTGATGGTGCTGAGTCTGGGCATCATCTTAGCATCGGCTCCAACCACTGCACACTTTACCTCAGTGATTTCTGTCCTGTTAAAATCTGCCTACCCATTTGTAGGAGCTGCGTGT TTTATCATCTCTGGAATTCTGTCAGTCATCGGGGAGATAAAGTCAATGAAGCTTTTG GTAGAGGGCAGCCTGATTACGAACATCCTGagtattttatttgctttcatgGGCATCGTTATCATCTCTGTCAGCCTGGCTGGTTTGCATCCTGCCTCAGAGCAGTGTGAGCAGAACAAACTTCTTAGACCAACTGAGCATTATTTCTACCACCGCCCCCTCGACAACAACGACTGCTCTAGCACCAAGAATGTTCTGACT GGAGTCCTTTCACTGATGCTGATCTTCAGTGTGTTGGAACTTGGCCTGGCTATGCTCGCTGGCATGCTGTGGTGGAAAGAGGGTCACTCTGACTTCTCTCGG aaTGTGATTTTCCTGTCTCGTAATGCAAATAATGAATCCAGCATGGAATCAAAGTCACTTTGTAACCCAGTATATGAGCAAAGATTAGTTccttaa